From the genome of Neorhodopirellula lusitana:
TTGGGTTGCCTGAGATTGATGAGAAGTCTTGCTGGGCTTCGGCTGTGCGAAGCTTGCGTCTGCACCGCCCCAACCAGGTTCATCACTTGCTTCTTTTTTTAGCCGCCTTTGTCTTCGCCGCAGAGTCAGCCTTGTTCGTGTTCTTGGGTTGTGGGGCGTCGTTGGGTTGGCCTTGCAAGCGGAATGGATCGTCGTTGCGATGCATTTCTGCAAGCAGGATCTGTTCCATTTCTTTCAGCTTGCCGGCGTACTTGGGGTCGTCCGCTAGGTTGACTTGATGGGCGAGCGGCTTGGTTCCAGTTAACTGGGTCACGCTGGGGGCGTGGTGTTCGGACAGCAGTTCGAGCGGGTTTTCGGCAAGGTTAAACAGCTGGGTTTCGCTGACGCCACCGTCGGGTGATTCGTACCGAATCAGTTTCCAGTCGCCTTGTTTGACGCACCGCATGCCCGGTTTGTTGCCACCGCTGTAGCTGCCGTAAAGTGTGTCGCGAACGGTTGCTTGGTCGCCCATCAAGACGGGTTTGAAGCTTTGACCCTCGCACGTCGTTGGTGCTTCGACACCGGTCAGATCACAAAAGGTCGCCAATACGTCCAACAGATAGATATTGCCAAGAACACGTGTGCCGGACTGGATGCCAGGACCTTTGACGATGAATGGAACGCGAAAAGTGTGTTCGTACAGATTTTGTTTCCCTTGTAAGCCGTGACGCCCGATCGCCATGCCGTGGTCGGAGGTGTAGACGATGTAGGTGTTGTCCAGTTCGCCCATCGCTTCGAGTTTGTCGAGCACCTTGTTGATCTGGATATCAATGTTCTCGCTACAAGCGAATTCGCGTCCCAGTTCGTTGCGAATGGTTTGCTCGTCACGATTTCGCCAAACGCCGCTGACGTTGATTTCGTCGCGGACGTTCATTTCGGTGTTGTCGAAGGGGTGCGTGGGCAAGTAGTTCGGGGGCAATGGTGGTTGTTTCGGATTGGCCGGGGGCAAGCTCTTTTTGTCTTTGTGATTGACTGCACCGTACTTGGCCAGCAGTTCCGGTTTACCCATGCGGGTATCGTGAGGGTGAGAGAAGCCGAAGTAGATCAAGAACGGATCGTTGTCTTGGGATGCTTCGCGTTGACCTAAATAATCGAGTACTTGTTGGGCATGCCACCCGCTGCCGCTTTCGTCCGTGTTGCCGCGTTTGACTGCGTCACGCACCACCGTGAACTGGGCATTGGCGGCGGCATAGCTGTTACCTCGCTTGCAGGTCCGCATGGTGTCGTAGCCGGCATTGTTGAAGACGGCCGCCATCGTGTGGCTGGGTAGGTCGGTGGGGACGTACTGGGGATCCGCCGACAGGGGACTGCGTCCGGGCGTGGTCTTGTCGGGGATGTGCCAAAGAGTGCGACCCGACATGATCATGTGGCGTGAGGGCGTGCATACGCCGCCACACCAAGCACCCATTTGGTGAGCGCCATCGAAAACCATG
Proteins encoded in this window:
- a CDS encoding sulfatase-like hydrolase/transferase, translated to MKFLLALTSLWFTTTVLAAETSRPNILFILADDQSPFDLKVYDPQSKLETPTIDRLAAEGMVFDGAHQMGAWCGGVCTPSRHMIMSGRTLWHIPDKTTPGRSPLSADPQYVPTDLPSHTMAAVFNNAGYDTMRTCKRGNSYAAANAQFTVVRDAVKRGNTDESGSGWHAQQVLDYLGQREASQDNDPFLIYFGFSHPHDTRMGKPELLAKYGAVNHKDKKSLPPANPKQPPLPPNYLPTHPFDNTEMNVRDEINVSGVWRNRDEQTIRNELGREFACSENIDIQINKVLDKLEAMGELDNTYIVYTSDHGMAIGRHGLQGKQNLYEHTFRVPFIVKGPGIQSGTRVLGNIYLLDVLATFCDLTGVEAPTTCEGQSFKPVLMGDQATVRDTLYGSYSGGNKPGMRCVKQGDWKLIRYESPDGGVSETQLFNLAENPLELLSEHHAPSVTQLTGTKPLAHQVNLADDPKYAGKLKEMEQILLAEMHRNDDPFRLQGQPNDAPQPKNTNKADSAAKTKAAKKRSK